The Ochotona princeps isolate mOchPri1 chromosome 22, mOchPri1.hap1, whole genome shotgun sequence nucleotide sequence GGCTGCTCCCTGTGGTGGATTTGTGGCCTTCCCTATAGGTGTTCTCTTCCATCCTCTCCTGCATGCTACAAAATATTCCAAGGAATTGCCAAAGGGCCCTGcccttgcctctcctcctccagggCTCTCTGCTCAGCCACATGCTTGTCACATAGAACATGCTTGCTCCATGGAAACCAGGCTGCCAACCACTATTAGAATTGCTGCGGCCACAGGGAGTAGCTGTTTCTGAAAAGTTCCCGGGAGTGGAGTCACTTTAGATTCTAGGTCACCTGGTCACTTTTCCAGAGCATTCCCAGGCCTGCTGGAGTCTGGCTCTCTAGACACCACCAAGCACAAATGCCAGGCCCTGCTCAGGTCACTGAATGTGTAACTGCCGTGAGCTTGGGCAGTTCCCCAAGAGAGCAGCGGGCTTTGGGACTGCAGTCCTGTTCCTCACTGTgccttgtttgtggcctgcacACCCTTCTTTCTGGAGTCCCTGTGTCACCAAGCACCTGGCATTAACAGCATTCCTCACCTATCAAAGATAAGCAAACCAGCTTACCATCTCAGGTGGTGTCACGCTGTGATCAGATCTgtccagaaagagaaaataaaaacagctctCAGGTTCACAGAAAAAGACATTCTCCATCAGAGAGCTGCAATCTTAGCTCGGCGTCTTCTTATGTCAGTCAAATGGTTATAGTTGGACACAGCCAGGGCAAATCTAAGGGAGTGTGAGCATTTGAGTCTCTGAAACTCACATTCTCCCAGCACCTCCCAGGAGCTGGATGCGGTACCAAGCTCATGTACTCAGTATTGGCGTCCCACTGTCCCTCACAGTGGCAGCAGTGTCACTGCACAGTCACACACAGTACCTCACAAGTTTAAGCTCTGTTGTCAGCTTGTCTTTTGAAATCTTGCTGTCATACCAGATGACTAAGACCTGAGGGAACACAGAAGGAGTGTGGATGATACACAGTGTCTTGACTTGCTGATCAGCTGCATGTCACATCATGACACAGCTCATGGTCGAATTCTCCCATGCTGGGGACCAAGCAGCACCTGCCCGGCCTTGCCCTCCCAGGCCGACTTGCCTGCTCTCAGCACTCACCGATTCCCCGCTGGCGAAGCTCTCGCCGTCCTTCTTTATACTGCTCCGGTAGGTGACCTGGACCGTGTCATTATTTTTGTATGTGTGGCTCATTTTGGTGATGCTCGCCTGCAGGTTGTTGGCCTGTTGTGTTGACAAAAGGCTGGGGTTCATGTTGGATAGCAAGTGGGACTGCAGATGGGCGTGGTGCCCATCTTTCAGTGTTTATCGGTCCTCAAGTCTGAGCTGGGCACAGAGCTGGTCCTGCTTAAAGCCTGTGTGCTCTGTTCAGGGATTTAGGGCCAGCGTGTGCAGGGACCAGCATACAGAAAGCCATGTTTATTCATGTCACTTCCTGCTACAAGGTTTAGGCATCCGAGGGGAGCCTTGGTGCCAATAACTATACTGCCTGCTCTGGCTGAGGCCATTGGTACATTCGTTTCCTTATTCAGGCTGTCTGCAAATTGGGGGCAAGAACACTACCATCCTTGTGGCATCATTTGATTGTGTGAAGATGCCTGGCTGTGAATCTGGCAGATGAATGACACTCAGGCCACCTCTGATATCCCGTGGCCCTGTGTCTTTTGTGATGttaagtccccccccccccccttactACCACTCAGAGACCTGTGTTGCCaagcatctgttggtttatttctgGAAGGCATCCAGAGTCCACTGGCATGTCTATGTCAGGTGTGCAGAGGTCAGTGGTGTGGAAGCCCACAGAGGGCAGTGCAGGCCCTGTGGACCACACTTACCTGGAAGGTGCTCTGCTTGCTGAGATGGGTCTCAATTGTATCGAGCAGTGTGTGGGACAGGGTCAGGGAAATGTTGGCGTTCTTGGGATGGGGCGGGAGGAGTCTTCCAGGAACGGGGCCCACATTCTTACCAAAGAGGGACTCCGCCTGGGGAGAGAGAAATCAGCAGAACCCAGTTATCATGGGAGactgacaccagcttcctggcCTTGGAGGTTGAACCGAGAAGTTGCAGGGTGAGGTAAGTAAGTGCTGTCCTGGGATGGGTGTGAATGTCCCTAGCAGGTGACCTTCCAGCTTCCATGCTGAGTGACCATGGGTAGTGGTGGTATTGAGGGCCTGGTGAGCAGGAGTATGTGTGGAGGAGCTGCAGCCATGTGTAGGTTCTGTGTAGTGTGGCTCAGGGTGCCAGACTGTTCATTTTCCCTGGgaagccccagtcctggctgtccgGGTGACTCTTTCACTCTGCATGGCTCATGGTCTTTCCCGCTGCTCCAGCCCTGAAGGCCCCTGCTCCATTCGAATTCTCCCGTGCCAAAGCACAGCTTGTCAGGAGGTCACCTGTTGGGTACTCAGCCTTCCCTCCACTCACGAAGTCCTTCTGTTTCACACTTGTTCCCCTCTCTGTTAGTGATACACAAGCCCCACGTGACAGGAGAGTTGGAAGACGTAGAGATGCAAGAGAACCCAGGCCACAGCAACCTCTGTCTTTGTGCATGTTTCCATGTCTCATCTAGGTACACTTGGGCAATCTCACCCTTGCCTGTGTGTGCGTCTCCTATAGCACTATAGGCTGCAAACGAGGGGTCGTTCTTGAACTTGGCTTTGTTATTTCCTGATTGCATGTTTATGCATTTTCCTGCAGCATCTATACCCTTGCTGGGCAGACACTGGTGGCTGTGATGCAGTGGTCACCGCAGGAGTGCCTCTGAGGGCATCGTACGCtgtatggaagtggagcagaacaCGCAGCTGACCCCAGGAGATGCTGGGAGTGTGAGGGAAGCCCTTAGGATAAGCTGCAGAGGTCCCAGAGGGTGGGCAGCTGGACTGTGTGGCCATTCAAATCATGCCATTTCAGGGATGCCGGCAGCCCCTGGCTTGGAAGCCATGTCCAGGGACAAGAACACTTACACAGTAGAAGATCGAGAGACCTTCGGGGGAGAAGCGGGTCACCTTCACATGGTACTGGAACAGGCCAGTAGCTGCAGGggtagggagaggagagagatggagacaatgCAGTGaggtgctgctggctgctgtgcctGGTGCAACCCCATGCTATCCTGCCCCCTGGGTCAACCGCATCTCCACATCCCATGCAAAAAGCAGGTGCCCTCAACTGCCTTTGCAAACCTCTGGAAGGAGGACTCTGGCCCTTCCTGGGACGCAGAGGGCTTACAAGGTTCATCCTCTGCCCGGAGGCTTGGAGGTGTCCCTGTCCCCTGCTGCAGCTGTCTTGGTGGCTACCAATCACTTGCTTGGTGCCTGCCTGGAGACAGGGAGGGACTGCCTGATTGCAGACTGCCCGGGGCGAGAGAGCTTGCAGTGGTCCCTCACTCAGGCTTCATGGTGGGGTGCACGTGCTTTGCAACCCTATAGGATTGGGCAGCTCCATGGAGACTGCTGAGAGCTCCCTGTGCTGTTCACCTCCTGTGAGCCGTGGAAGCGGCCTGAAGAAGATGGTGAGGGGCAGCATTGTCCACCCCGAGGATGCCTGAGGAAGGCTGCAGGGGCTATGAGGAGTCAAGCTGTGGTTTGTCACCCATGGGGCTCCCTTAAGGGGTCTGGGCTCTCGGTCTGTGGTGCAGGCAGCCCTGGGGTTGGTTGGTACTCACAGTTTTTGCAGTCGTTGAAACCACTGAGCACGATGTCGCAGGATTCCGATTCTTCCGCCTGGGTAGTTGCCACCGCTCAGCTTGGCTGAGCACACCCCCTCCccgtcccccctcccccccccccccgtgtccCCGTCCGTCCTCCCATTTCCCTTTCCCACTCTCTTTCATCTTGCTCTTTGGATGCTATCCCTCCCTCAGCCTGAGGCACTGTCTGACCTTTTGGGGGTTCTCCTGGGGGTCAGAGGGCAGCAGGTCTCTGGGATTAGGACTGCTACTAGCACAGGGCCTTGCTGGGAAGgcatccctctcccttccctcccactgCCAGTGACTCCCTCCCTCGCCCTGCTTTCCTGGGACTCACATTCTTGTTCAGTTCCACTGACAGTAGTTTAGCAACTATGCTGTCCAGAGGCAGGGGCAAAGACACAGGCAAGACATCAGTGACCCTGAGAAAAACAAGGGCAAAGAGTGCTTGACTCTTGTGTTTCTAGACTTACCCGCCGTGGAAGAAGCAGCCACTCCTTGGAGGAGGATGGCAGATCACCTGGAGACACGTTCACAGACATGGGATGTTTGGGACTGTAATGCCACCCCGAGAGTCCATGTTTCGGAGGCTTGTGCAGTCAAATTGGCCAGTGACCTTCATCACTGTAGGTGGATACAGACACTAAGACCCGAGTCCAGGACCAGGTACATTATGGTGCCACTTGGTAAGGGCGTACCCAGGGAATGACCACACACAAGGCTGGCTGCATGGCTGAACCGTGTTCTGACTATCTCTACGCCAACCAGAATGCAGAAAGGCTGGTGGGAGTTCCCCTCACTCCTGTGTGagcacacaaatacacatttacACAGGTGCACACAAAGCATTCCTGGCAACAAACAGGAGGCCTGAGGCATGGTTCACATCCAGTGAGAATCAGTGGCCAGTGGGCTAGCGAGGCTGTGAGGGCCTTTGTGGGCGCCTGGCCAGCCATGCAGGTGAATGTGCTCTTTATACAGAAAAACAGGATGGATAACCATGGTGCAGCAGGCAGGCAAAGCCCAGGGTGCGAGAGAGATGGCTGCCCCTAGCCAGTGCTCCTCTCTGGGCCAAGACTCCACCTTCAGCCCTGGGTGCTGCGTGCTGCTGGATCATAGCCTTTGCATCGGGCAGTTGtacctggggctggcccaggctggagaAACAAGTGTTCCAACACAGGATGGTTAAAGAGGAGCTAAGTGGTCTCACGTACGTTTCCACAACTTGAACGGTCACTTTGTTGACCTGGATGTTTTGGCTCTGGACCTGGAGATTGACACACTGGGTGTCGTTGGTGGAAATGCCAATAGTCAGGGTCACGTCCGAGtacacatggaatcccagcaggcTGATGACGGGTCCAGCAAGGCTGTGGAGAGCAGGACACAGGTAGGGGAAAACAGGGTGATTCCAGAACAGTGCTGAGAATCACTGCCTTGTGtgcacttgggccaactttcTATGAACATCTCTGCCAATGCTATTGGGGGTGGGGCCCCACAGGCCCTtctccctggctccttgctttgagtGCTGGCCACTTTGTCCTTCTTCTCCTGTCATGTCTGCAGGTCTGGCTGTGGACTGCAAAGCTCCCAGTGCCGGTCCAGGTGACCCAGGGTGACCCAGAGGGTAGGGGGTGGATCTGCTGTGGAAAGAGGCTTACCCTTTCCCGCCTATGACTGCGGTTGTTGAGGCAAGGACGTGGATCCCATCCTTAGCTGTGGTGGAGTTTATGCTATCCACTGTCACTTCCTGAACCTGCAGTCTGCAGAGGAACAGTGTCAGGCATCCATCCTGCTCCAAGCATTCTGCCTGGACTGCAGGACAAGGACACACTGCTTGCAGAAACTCCAGGAACCTGGatccccacccccccaaccccATTTCCTTTTGCCAGGGCCTGGAGTCAGCTGGAGTGGGTAGATGGTTGCATGGAAAGGACTTGCCCCTcttgctgggctgctggcagTTGAATTGGAGTGTTTCTGATCCACAGGTGCCTTAGGGTGAGGGGACCACCTACCCCAACAGGAGCTCATCTAGGTCCAGGCCTCCCAGCATGCCTGTGAGGGCGTCACTGACGTCTGGTGGCAGGGCTTTGTTCATCACATTCTTGGCGGACTCCTTGAGGTCTGTGGCTTTGCCGACCACGTCGTCCAGTGGCTGCTGGAGACTGGAGAGCCCAGTGCCTTCCAGAAGGCCTTTGACGGTGCCCTTGCCTTTACCGCCACTGCCCAGCAGGCCGCCCAGCCCTTCATTTTCCAGTGGCAGCAGCCCGCCCAGCAGGTCTGAGCCCTTCGAGTTGCCACTGCTTCCCTGGCCTAGGATGTCGCCAAGGCCGCCACCTTCCATGTTGAGGATTGAACCGAGGTCTAACGCAGAGAGCAGGTCCGTGTTGCTCACCGTGGCTAGCACTGAGCCGAGCACACCGGCCAGGTTGACCTCTTCACATTTGAACAGCTTCTCAATCTCTGCGGGCAGGGAGCTGTTGAGATCTGAAAAGGATGGGCAGAAAGCTTCCTGCTGTGTGCCACTGGggcactgctgcctgctggggagcCCAGGCCTGGGGTGCAGGGGGTCCAAGCAGACTTCAGGTAGTGCCTCCCAGAAATGCCCATCCCTGCTGCTGTCCACCCGGAAGACATCTTCCCAGGAGAGTGAGAGGCTGGTGTTAATAACTCACGCTAGTGCCAAGTGCCTCCCATCGAAAGCTGTTCAAGCATGGAGTAAAGGTGTCTTGTTTGCTTTGTGAAACCAGCTGGGcagggcacagcactggctctaTCCCTCAAAGGCCCAGTGGCCTGTGTCGGAGTTTTTCCCCCATCCTGGGGCCCTCAGTCTCTGCACTTGTCCCATGAGTGCTTGTTGGAGCATGGTTTATGGGGTGCTCAGAGGAGAACGAATGGAATACTGTGGATTGTAGATGTCAAGTAAAGCAGGAGGTGGTAGAGGAGCTGACAGTGGGTACAGTGGTCCCTGGGTGTGATTCTGCCCGAGCCGCTCCCCTAACCTCACCCTGGGCTTCATTTTTTCCTTGTGGGTCACGGTGTGGGTGGGTGCCGCCTCCTAGACAAGCTGCCTCTTGGAGGAAAAGCCTCCATGAGCCATGTCTGTCCCACAGCACTGTTCTAAGCAGGCCGGAGCTGCTGGTCACTGTACAGCTCTCTTTGTCTTTGAAGGATTTGGAACAAGGAAGGATGGTGGGAAGAATGAGTGCCTGCTATCTCGGGCCCACAGCCCTGTCTGTGAGCCTGACCTGGGACCCAGGAAGGCAGacgagctgcagcagcagctgggggagCTGGCATGGCTGTCCTGCTGGCCTTTGCTTGCCAGGGGCCCCTCCTCTCTTTTGGTTCTGTAAATGTGAGTCATTTCTTTGCCAGAGAGACTCTCCTCTCGGCCTCTGCGGTACTTTTTGAGGCACCAGGATCCCCCATCTCTTGGGGGAAGTTGAGACTCAGGGAGAGGGTGAAGCAGGACTTGGCAGAGCAAGGGGTATGGCAATTGGGCTTGCATTTGccttgtcctggctcctggtcaagCGGGGTGAGGATCTGAACTCCCATGGGTGCCCGTGCGAGTGCTGAGGCTCACGGTAAGAAGCAGGACGCGTTCTAGGCCCAGCCTCCAGTCTGAAGGTGAGTCAGGTGACTTGACAGTTTCTGAGAGCTTCCTGCTCTGGGCTTAGCTTAGTCCAGTCCTAGCCTATGTGAGGGTCTTGGCACAGATCAGAAAGCTGTGCCCTAGGGCTGGGGAGGCAGTGCTGTTCCTgaatagctgtgtgtgtgtgtgtgtgtggtaagttCCCAAGGGAACTGCAGTGCCACTTCACATATGGGAATCCACTTGTTCCAGAGGTGAAGCTAAGCttagaaatgaaaatgtgtgGGGCTGGCGTTGCAGTGCAGTGCGTTAAGCTTctttctgcaatgccagcatcctagcagtcctgtctgctccacttgcaaACCATCTGGCTTGGGAAAATAACAGGGGCTGGCCCATGTTCTTGtgctctgtatccacatgggagacccagatggagttccaggcacctggcttgggtctgacccaatcctggctgttgtggccatttgaagagtgaattagcaaaaggaagatctct carries:
- the LOC101529122 gene encoding vomeromodulin-like, with translation MERHPPILARMLSCTVTHGSPGTMLNTGCLMRPPLQVSVARMSMLWALLLMLSFQVGTPDQLEATTMLNTLQALPLLPAPNTALEVVTPKPKFRKRFSTKKGSPSIKSPDGTIGGRCPPVAEYFLSESKLNDYLNSSLPAEIEKLFKCEEVNLAGVLGSVLATVSNTDLLSALDLGSILNMEGGGLGDILGQGSSGNSKGSDLLGGLLPLENEGLGGLLGSGGKGKGTVKGLLEGTGLSSLQQPLDDVVGKATDLKESAKNVMNKALPPDVSDALTGMLGGLDLDELLLGLQVQEVTVDSINSTTAKDGIHVLASTTAVIGGKGLAGPVISLLGFHVYSDVTLTIGISTNDTQCVNLQVQSQNIQVNKVTVQVVETVTDVLPVSLPLPLDSIVAKLLSVELNKNAEESESCDIVLSGFNDCKNSTGLFQYHVKVTRFSPEGLSIFYCAESLFGKNVGPVPGRLLPPHPKNANISLTLSHTLLDTIETHLSKQSTFQANNLQASITKMSHTYKNNDTVQVTYRSSIKKDGESFASGESVLVIWYDSKISKDKLTTELKLVRSDHSVTPPEMKDEVQEVMTGLEKKFWSVLVESLKNWNVPVGATSNPLNNAKVNVTKMNHLQAAN